GATCTTTAAGGCTAAATCAGACTTTGCTAAACGTTCTTCCGGGGCATCAAGGCCAATGTCGGTAAAAACATTTCCAGAGCTTTTTTCAAGTTTGATATCTTCCATCTTTCATACTCCTTCTTCAGCTTCGGCACGCTTCAGGCGTGCCTTAATCACATCTATTTCTTTTTGTGGTGTTTTTATCCCCTTTTTTGACTTTTTCTGAAATGCGTGAAGAACATAGACCTTATCTTTAATTCGTACCGAGTAAATAGCCCGGTAGGTGTCGCCGTCGTAATTCTCCACTACTTCAAGAACACCCGCTCCTTTAAAGCCTTTGAGCGGCTTTGCGCAGGGATGTTTTCCGCCCTGCTGTGCCTGCCGCAAGGCAAATCCCATAACGTCTTTCACCTCTTCGGGAAATCTTCTAAGGTTGTCCCTGCT
The sequence above is drawn from the Pseudomonadota bacterium genome and encodes:
- a CDS encoding type II toxin-antitoxin system RelE/ParE family toxin; amino-acid sequence: MMKKDKELIWIGDSRDNLRRFPEEVKDVMGFALRQAQQGGKHPCAKPLKGFKGAGVLEVVENYDGDTYRAIYSVRIKDKVYVLHAFQKKSKKGIKTPQKEIDVIKARLKRAEAEEGV